GGTGGAAGAAGGCGCTGTTCTGGGGCGGGCTTTTCGGACTGTTCGCCTATGGAACCTATGACCTGACAAATCTGGCGACGCTGAAGACCTGGAGCATGAAGCTCTCGTTCATCGACATGACCTGGGGCGTGATCGTCAGCGGCGGCTCGTCGGCGATCGCCTGCGCCCTGGCCGCTAAGCTGCTGCGCCTTCCCTAGTCGCGCGGCGGCCGGGGAAAGAAGACGCTGGTGCGGGCGGCGTAGGCGGCGAAGGCCTCGGGCCGCGAGCGACGCATGTGGGCCTCCAGCAGGGGCACGCCCGATACGCGGGTGAGCAGCCAGTAGATGTAGGCTGGTCCGCTCAGCGCCAGCCAACCCCAAGGCCAGCCGCCGCTCAGGTCGATCGCGAAGATCGGCCAGGCGCACCAGCCGAGCCATTCAAAGAAGTAGTTGGGATGCCGTGACCAGGCCCACAGGCCTGAGTCGCAAACCTTGCCGCGATTGGACGTGTCGGCCTTGAAGCGGCTCAGCTGACGGTCAGCCAGCCGTTCGCCAAACAGGGCGACCACGAACACCAGGGTCGCCAGGGCGTCCTGAAAATTCAGGTCCGGCGTCGGATTTCGGGCGGCGACAAGGATGTTGAGCGCCAGGAGGGCGGCGGCGCCCGCCTGCAGCATCAGGAAGCTGAACATCCTGGTCTGGAAATGCGGCCCCCAATCCTGTCGCAGGCGGGCGTAGCGCGGATCTTCTTCCGACGAGCGGGCGCGGGCGGCGATGTGCAACCCCAAACGCAGCCCCCAAGCGCCGATCAGGCAGGCCCCCAACGCCTGGCGGGCGGAAGGCGCGACGCCGTCAAGCGGGAAGAGGGCGACGAAGACGCCCGCGGCGCCCAGGCCCAGGGACCAGAAGGCGTCGGCCCAGCCGCCTTGCCCGGTTCGGCGCTGGACTAGCCAGGCCACCGTCATCACCACGACCAGGAAGAGGGCCGCCGCGGCCCACAGCGCCAGCAGGGCGCCGATCACAGTCGCACGAAGGGCTGCATCAGCCGGCCCAGCCACCCGTCCAGTTGAATTTCCCCGTCCAGGGCGACGACGCAGACGCAGGGCTCGTCAGAGATGACGCGCGGCCGGTGCAGCACGTCCTCGTCGGCCTCTTCCAGATCGCCGACGTCGAACCGTTCGGTCTCGGTGGCGTAGGCGCCGGACAGGACGCAGGTCAGCTCGACCCCGCCGTGGGTGTGGCGGGGCGTCTCGCGGCCCGGATCGATCTTGAGCAGGATGACCCGGCAGTCGCCGTCGCGCGGGGCGTGGACGTCGCGCGCTCGCATCCCCGGCCCGATCCAGCGCCAGGGGCCCAGCGCGTAGCGTCGCAGGGGCTCGGGCAGTTCAGGCATGTCGTTCAACGGCGGCGGAATCCGCACCTCGCCGGCGTCGGTCTCGATCCGCGCCATGGCCCGGGCCAGGGCGCCGTCCGACAGGGCCAAGGGACGCGTGGTCTCCAGCAACTCGCCGCCGACGGACTGCAGGCGTCGCACCCAGGCGTCATTGGCGGGGCGCAGCGCCAGGTGGGCGGCGACCACCACGGCCTCGGGCGGGCTCAGCGTCCCGGCGGCGTAGGCGAGCAGGCGCTCCTCGGACGGATTGCGAGCGGGGTTCATCGGGACGCCTCCTCGGACGGCTCGAGGATGGAGCGCAGCTTGATCATGGCGTTGCGGATGCGGGACTTGACCGTGCCCAGCGGGAGACCGAGCCGCCGGGCGATTTCGGAATGGGGGCTTTCCATGAAGAAGGCCAGGCGCAGCACCTCGACCTGATCGGGTTTCAACTGGGACAGGGCGTCCTGCACGCGTCGGGCGTCGTCGGCCATGACCAGGATGTCGTCCGGGCGCATCACCTCGTTTTCGGCCAGTTCGATCTCGGGTGTGGGCAGGGCGCGGGCGTCGCGCCGCAGCATGTCCAGGCGACGGTTGCGGGCGATGGTGAATATCCAGGTGGCGGCGCGGGCCTTGCGGGCGTCGAACAGGTCAGCCTTGCGCCACACGGTCAGCATGGCGTCCTGGGCGAAGTCCTCTGCGGCGGTGGGGGCGACCCCGGCCTTCATCAGCCAGGCCTTCAGGCGGGGGGCGAAGTGTTCGAACAATCGGGCGAAGGCCTCGCGGTCGCGGCGCAGGGCCACGGCCTCGATCAGGCGGTCGTGCGCAAACGCGTCTTCAGCCTCGGCGCTCATTCCGCCGACGCGCTTTTCAGAAGATGCGAAAGACGGAGCTTCGACATGCATGGAGCCTAATACGCTTCGCGGAAAAGTCTGGATCAATCGTCATCCGTCCGGGCGATACGGTCGTATTGGCCAGGCTCGCATCCCTATCGGTCGCGGGCTTTGCCGGAGTTCCCATGTCGTCTTCCATCGCCGCCAGGTCCAATGCGCCCCTGAAGGTCGCCGTCGTGGGCTCGGGGATCGCCGCCCTGTCCTCGGCCTGGCTGCTGTCTCAGCGCCATCTGGTCACGGTCTATGAGAAGGCTGAACGGTTGGGCGGCCACTCCAATACGGTGACGGCGGGCGCGACGGGGGGCGAGGTTCCCGTCGACACGGGCTTCATCTGCTTCAACGACGCCACCTATCCCAACCTGATCGCCCTGTTCGAACATCTCGGGGTCCAGACCCGCGCCACCGACATGTCCTTCGCGGTCTCCCTGGACCAGGGGAGGTTCGAATACGCCGCGCCGGGCCTGTTCGCCCAGCGCCGCAACCTGCTGCGGCCGCGCTTCTGGTCGATGCTGGGGGAGATTCTGCGCTTCTATCGGCAGGCTCCGGTTGACCTGGCCGGGTTGACCGACCCGGAACTGACCCTGGGGGACTATCTGAAGCGCCAGGGGTTCAGCGAGGCCTTCCGGGACGATCACCTGCTGCCGATGGCGGCGGCTATCTGGTCCTCGCCGGCGCACACGCTGATGGACTATCCGGCCGAGGCCTTCATCCGGTTCTGCGGCAACCACGGCCTGCTCAAGCTGGTCGGCCGGCCGCTGTGGCGAACAGTCGAGGGCGGCAGCCGCGTCTATGTCGAGCGGCTGGCGCGGGCGATCTCGGACATCCGCCTGGACCGTGGCGTGACGGCGGTGCGCCGCACCGGCGAGGGCGTCATGGTCCATGACAGCCAGGGCGGCGCCGAGCGGTTCGACCATGTGGTCATCGGCGCCCATGCGGACCAGGCCCTGGCCATGCTGGCCGAGCCGACGGCGCAGGAAAGGGAGGTGCTGGGGGCCTTCCGCTACAGCCGAAACCTGACGGTGCTGCATACGGACAAGAGCCTGATGCCGCGTCGACGCCGCGTCTGGGCCAGCTGGAACTACATCGGCGCCGACGACGGCCTGTGCGTCACCTACTGGATGAACCGCCTCCAGGGGCTTCAGGGGCAGGACCTGTTCGTCACCCTGAACCCGCCGCGTCCGCCGCGTCCTGGCGCCCTGCTGCGCAGCGAACTTTACGAGCACCCCATCTTCACCCCCGCCGCCATCCACGCCCAGAAGCGGCTGTGGAGCCTGCAGGGGCATGGCGGCGTTTGGTTCTGCGGCGCCCATTTCGGCGCGGGATTCCACGAGGACGGCCTGCAGTCCGGCCTCGCCGTCGCCGAGCAATTGGGCGGCGTGCGCCGGCCGTGGGCGGTCGAGAACGAGAGCGGACGCATTCATCTGCCGTCGTCCGCGCCCAGCGTGCTTGAGGCGGCGGCGTGACCCAGGCTTCGGCCCTTTATCGCGGGGGCGTCACGCACAGGCGGCTGCGGCCGCGGGACCATCGGCTGAACTACCGCGTGTTCTGGCTGTTGCTGGACCTGGCCGAGATCGACGCCCTGGATCGGCGGCTGCGCCTGTTCTCGCGCAATCGCTTCAACCTGCTGTCCTTCCACGACCGGGATCACGGCGACGGCTCGGGCGCGGCGCTGCGGCCGCAGATCGAGGCCTTTCTCGGCCGGGCTGGGATCGACATAGGCGACGGACACGTTCGCTTGCTGACCATGCCGCGCGTGCTGGGCTACGTCTTCAATCCGATCAGCCTCTACTACTGTCATCATGCCGACGGCCGGCTGGCGGCGGTGGTCTATGAGGTGACCAGCACCTTCGGCGTGCGGCATGCCTATGTCATTCCGGTCCCGGCCGAGGATCAGGCGGCGGGCCTGATCCGACAGGGCGCGGCCAAGGCCCTCTATGTCTCGCCCTTCATGGGGATGGAGATGGACTATGAGTTTCGCGGCCACGCGCCGGGCGAGCGCCTGGACCTGACCATCGACGGCCTCGACGGCGAGGGCGTGCTGATCACGGCCGCCATGGCGGGCGAACGCCGCGCCCTGACCGACGCGAACCTATTGTCGGCGGCCGCCGCCATCCCGTTCTTGACGTTCAAGGTCATGGCCGCCATCCACTGGGAGGCGCTGAAGCTTTGGCTCAAGCGGGTTCCGCTGACCCGACAGCCGCCGCCGGCCTGGGACCCGGTCACGATCCAGCGTCAAGCGCGCGAGAGCCGTCTTGGTCGCTGACGCCATGCGCCCGGTCATCCTGTGGTTTCGTCGCGACCTGAGGCTGGGCGACAATCCGGCCCTGGCCGCCGCGATCGACACCGGGCGGCCGATCCTGCCGGTCTATATCCTCGACGAGGGCGGCGAAGGGCGTCGACCCGGCGCCGCCTCCCGGTGGTGGCTGGACAAGTCGTTGCGCGCCCTCGACGTCGCGCTGCGTCGCCGCGGCGGCCGGCTCATCCTGCGGCGCGGCGACAGCGAGGCTGAACTGCGCCGCCTGATCGACCAGACGGGCGCCGACCAGGTCTTCATGAACCGCCGGTTCGAGCCGGAGGCCTTCATCCGCGACGCCGACATCGCCCACGCCCTGAAGGCCGAGGGTATCGCCTGCCATGGCTTCAACGGCAGCCTGCTGGCCCGGCCGGGCGCCGTGCTGACCGGCGCTGGAAAGCCCTACCGGGTGTTCACCCCCTTCCTGAAGGCGCTGCTCCAGGCCGCGCCCGACAGGCTGGCGACGCCCGCGCCCGAGACCCTGGCCACGCCCGAGGGCCTGGCCGGCGAGGACATCGACGCCTGGGGTCTGCACCCGACCGCGCCCGATTGGTCGCAAGGCTTCGACTGGACGCCGGGCGAGGCGGGCGCCGCCGCGGCCCTGTCCGCCTTCATCGAGGGCGGCCTGGCGGACTACGCCGTCGGCCGGGATGTTCCGGGGCGCCGGGGCACCTCGCGCCTGTCGCCGCACCTGCACTGGGGCGAGATCAGTCCGCGCAGCGTGGTGCGGGCTGTGCGCGCCGCCGCCGCCCAGGGCCGCGTCGCCCCCGCCCAGGCGGACAAGTTCGTCGCCGAGATCGGCTGGCGCGAGTTCTCGGCCCATCTGCTGCATCAGTTCCCCTACATGGCCGAGCGCGCCTTCCGGCCCGAGTTCGACGCCATGCCGTGGCGGACCGACCCCGAGGGGCTGGCGGCGTGGAAGAAGGGGCGCACCGGCTATCCGCTGGTCGATGCGGGGATGCGGGAGTTGTGGGCGACCGGCTGGATGCACAACCGCGTGCGGATGGTGGCCGCCTCCTTCCTGGTCAAGCATCTGCTGATCGACTGGCGCGAGGGCGAGGCCTGGTTCTGGGACACCTTGGTGGACGCCGACCTGGCCAGCAATGTGCAGAACTGGCAGTGGGTCGCCGGGTCCGGCGCCGACGCCGCGCCCTATTTCCGCATCTTCAATCCGGTGGCCCAGGGCGAGAAGTTCGACCCCGCCGGGCGCTATGTCCGCCGCTGGGTTCCCGAACTCCGGGCGTTGCCGGGCCGCTGGCTGCACGCCCCCTGGACCGCGCCCGCCGCCGTCCAGGCCGAGGCCGGGGTGAGGCTGGGGCGCACCTATCCCCGGCCGATCGTGGATCACGCAGCGGCGCGGGCGCGGGCCCTGGACGCCTTGAAAGCGATCGCCGCGCGGTCCCTGGACGAGGAAGCGCTATGATCCGTTCCCGCATAAGAGGCCTTGTGACGCCATGACCACGACCTTCTACGGCGGCCAGAAGGAGAAGCGGGCGAACTCGTCCGTCCTCGACCTGCTGCTGCGCCTGCTGTCCTCGAACTGGACCTGGGGACGGCTGACCCTCGTCCTGCCCGACCGGACGAATCGACAGTTGCACGGCCGGACGCCCGGGCACGCGGCCGTTCTGGTGATCCGCGATGCGCGCTTCGCCGCCCGCGTGCTGAGGAGCGGCGATATCGGCTTCGCCGAGGGCTATATGGCCGGGGAGTGGGACACGCCGGACCTGGCGGTTCTGCTTGAGACCCTGGTCAACAACTACGACCACATTCGCCGCCTGTTCGACGGCAATCCGCTGGTGAACGCGATCAACTGGTTGGGCCACCGGCTGAACAGGAACAGCCGTCGCGGATCGCGCCGCAACATCCACGCCCACTACGATCTCGGCAACGCCTTCTATTGCGCCTGGTTGGACCCTTCGATGACCTATTCCTCGGCGCGGTTCGAACGCCCGGACCAGCCGTTGCAGGAGGCGCAACGGGCCAAGTATGCCTCCCTGGCCCGGCTTATGGAACTGCAGCCAGGCCACAGCGTGCTGGAGATCGGCTGCGGCTGGGGCGGCTTCGCCGAGTTCGCCGCGCGCGAGGTCGGCGCCGCCGTCACCGGGGTGACCATCTCGCGCGAGCAGCATGACTATGCGCGCCGCCGGATGTTCGAGGCCGGCCTGGCCGAACGCGCGGACATACGCCTGATCGACTACCGCGATGTCGAGGGTCGTTTCGACCGGGTCGCTTCGATCGAGATGTTCGAAGCCGTGGGGCGCGAATACTGGCCGACCTATTTTCAGAAGGTGCGCGACGTCCTCAAGCCGGGCGGGCGCGCGGGCTTGCAGATCATCACCATACAGGACGCGCTGTTTGACGAGTACGACTCGCGAACCGACTTCATCCAGAAGTATGTCTTCCCAGGAGGCTCCCTGCCGTCGGAGGCGCGGATGGCGTCGGTGGTCGCGAGAGCGGGCCTGAACCAGACGGCCGTGGAACGCTTCGGCTTGGATTACGCTGACACCCTGGCCGAATGGATGCGCCGGTTCGACGCCGGCTGGACCGAAATCCGCAGGAACAGCGAGACGTTCGATGATCGTTTTCGTCGTCTCTGGCGTTTCTACCTCGCCTACTGCGAAGCCGGCTTCCGGTCTGGGCGGACGGACGTGATCCAGATCGCCCTGGATCGAGCCGTCTGAATTCTTCCCTGGATCGTGGAGCCGACCATGAGTCTCAAACGCACCTCATTCGTCCTTCTGATCGCGGCGACCTCGATCGCGACACTGTCCGCTTGCGCCACCCTGCAGCGCGGCCCAGTCGGCAATTCGGCTGTCCCTCAACCCGCCAAGGCCGTGGACCTGAACCGCTACGCCGGGCTTTGGTACGAGATCGGGCGTTATGAGAACGGCTTCGAACGGGGCTGCGAAGCGGTGACGGCGGAATACGGTCTGCGTGACGACGGCCTGGTCAGCGTGCTGAACACCTGCCGCCAGGGCGGCGTCGACGGCCCCGTGAAGACGGCGCAGGGCAGGGCCAAGGTCGTCGTCGGCGCCGACAACGCCAAGCTCAAGGTCTCCTTCTTCGGCCCCTTCTACCTCGGCGATTATTGGGTGCTGGACCGGGCAGACGACTATTCGTGGTCGATTGTAGGCGAACCCTCGGGCCGCTATCTCTGGCTGCTGAGCAGGGCCGCCCAGCCGCCTGCCCAGACGCGCGCTACCATCCTGGAGCACACGAAGGCGCTCGGCTATGATCTCTCTCTCGTGCGTGAAACCCGACACTAGGGCCTGCGCCGTGATCCAACGCCTCTCCTGCGGCGTAATCCCTCCAAAGCACGAGGGGTCGAATGGTTTGCGGAATTGCGCGACTTGCGACGGCGGCGGGTTTGGCGGCGACGGTGGGCGCCTGCGCCACCGCCGAGGTCCAGCCCGGGTCGGGCTTTCTGTCCACCTATGAGGGCCTTGAGCCGCGCACCGATGTCGTGCGGGCGTCGGTGTTGCAGCGCCGTAATGAGACGCTGGCCTCCACGGTCGCCCGCATCTGGGTGGCGCCAGCCGAGCTCTTCGGTGTCGCGGACCCAGCGCTCTCCGACGACGAGCAGCAGATGGTGCTGTCGGAAGTCGACCGCCAGCTCTGCTATGAGCTGAGCGAACGGTTCGAGATCGCCGAGCAGCAGGATCCCCAGGCCGGGACGGTCCGAGTGGGCGTGACCCACATCCGGGCCACCCATCAGGCCGGATCCGCCGCCGCGGCGGTCGCCAACTTCTTCATTCCCGGCCCGATCAAGGTTCGGACGCCGGGCGGCATGGGCGGGCTCGGAGCTGAGGCCGAGTTGCTGACGCCGGACGGACGCCAGGCGGCGGCCATCGTTTGGCGGCGGGACGCCATGGTGGTCGGAACGGACAAGCCTTCGCTCTCGCGGATCGGCGACGCACACCAGCTTGCAGAACCCTTGGGCGATATGGTCGCGGACGCTCTGGCGCCCGAAGACCGGGAGACGCGCGCGACGCCTTCGCCGGATCCGTGCCGGCGGTTCGGGCCTCGGATCCGACCCGAAGGTTTCATCGCGGGGATAGCCACGGGCCTCTACCAGCCCGAGTTGAGCGGTGGCCGGTCGGTCAAGCCTGAGGGAGGCGGACCGCAGTAACCCCGACCGGAAGGTCTCCCGCTGCGGCTGGGCCGGGCTGATAGCTGATAGCCGGCAAGAAAGGTTCTCACCGCGTGTCGGGCCGCGTCGTCCCGCGACACGGCTGCTGGGGCTCCGAAGAACCGCGGCTTGATCCAGCAAACCCTTGAGATGCAGGGCGGCGTGGCCTTCACCAAGGACCTGGCGGTCCCCTCAGGCTCGGCTACCGGACGGCGGGACGGCGAGCACACGCGCGCGCATCTCCGGATCTTGGAGCGGAGGGGTGGCGATGGCGACCGCCCCACCTGTGAGCCGCCGCGTGGCCGATTCTAAGGCAGGGTGAGTCGGCCTCGCGCCAAGAGCGGCACGGTTCGGTCGTTGTTCAGCGGCCTTCCTCTCCGGTGCAGCGTGAAGCCGGAATGAAGCCGTCGATCTGAGCCTGAACCTGTTTGTCCAGGGCGCGGTAGCCGTCCTGATTCACGGTGACGCCCGCGACGGCGACGCCCTTGGCCGGGCTGTAGTAGGCGACGGTGCCCCAGAAGCCGGAGTGCCAATAGGCCTGGACCTGCCCCTCGCCGTAGGCCATCAGCCCCATGCGGTAGTGGTCGCCGCCGGGGTGGGCGCCGGGCCGCGTCATCTCGGCGAGGGTCTCGGGTCGGGCGAAGATGCGGCCCTCGAACAGGGCGGCCATGAAGCGGGCCATGTCGCGCGCCGACATCACCAGGCCGCCGCCGCCGTACAGGTCCATGGAGGCGTCGATGCCGGTGGCCTCGCGTTCGCCCAGGAACTGGCGGGCGCGGGCGGGCGCGGTTTCCGGCTGCGGCTCCATGATCTCCCACCAGGTGGAGGCCAGGCCCAGGCGGTCCAGGCCCAGCTGGTCGCGCACGGCGTCGGCTAGATTCTGTCCGGTGATCCGCTCGATGATGTCGCCGAGCAGGATGTAGCCGGTGTCGGAATAGAGGAATTTCTCGCCAGGTTCTCCCTGGGGGCCAGCGTAGCTCATCGACAACCGCACCAGGTCCTCGCGCGACCAGCGCCGCTTGGGATCGCCGAACAGGGTCTGGGTGAAGCGCGGGTCCGAGCCGTGGTCATAAAGGCCCGCGCTGTGGGTCAGCAGATGACGCACCGTGATCCGGCCTGTGTCGTAGCCACGCTCCCGCAACAGGGCGTCCAGCTGGGGGTCGATCAGGCCCGTGATCGGCGCCTCCAGGTCCAGCCGCCCCTGCTCCCACAGGCGCAGGGCCGTAGCGGCGGTGAAGGTCTTGGTGTTGCTGGCGATGCGCAGGGGCGTGTCGACCGTCATCGGACGGCCGGCGTCCGCGTCGGCCAGGCCGACGGCGGCGCTCCGGCCCTGGGGCAGGCAGCGCCCCTCCAGATGAACGGCGGAGGGACGGGGCAGGGCGGCGACGGCCGCCTGCAGCTCCGCCTCGGCGGGCGAGGCGGTCAGCAGGGTCGCGGCGGCGAGGACGGCCAGGCTCATGCGAACCCCCGCTTGCGCAGCAGGGCCGCCGGATCGGCGTCGCGCCCCATCAGCATGCGATAGGTCTCGGCCGGATCGCGGCTGTTCCCGACCTTCAGGGCGATGTCGTAGTAGCGGCGCGACAGTTCGGGATCGAAGAAGCCGCCCGGGGCCTTGGCGAAGCGCTCGCCCGCGTCGGCCACCAGGGTGTCGGCCCACAGATAGGCGTAGTAGCCCGCCGAATAGCTGTCGGAGGCGAAGATGTGGCCGAAGTGCGGGCTGCGGTGGCGCATGACCAGTTCGTCCGGCAGGCCGATCTCGGCCAGCACCGCCTTCTCGAAGGCGGCCGGGTCCGACGGCGGCGTCTCGGCCAGGTGGTAGCGCATGTCGACGATGGCGCTGGCCAGGAACTCGACCGTGGCGAAGCCCTGGTTGAAGTGGCGGGCGCGCTCGACCTTGTCCATCAGCTCGGTCGGCATGGGGCGGCCGGTCTCGTGGTGCAGGGCGAAACGGCTGAGGATCTGCCGGTCCGACAGCCACAGCTCCCACATCTGCGAGGGGAACTCGAGGAAGTCGCCCGGCACATTGGTGCCCGAGACGGACGGATAGGCGACGTCCGAGGCCAGGCCGTGCATGCCGTGGCCGAACTCGTGGAACAGGGTGGTGGCGTCGTCCCAGGAGATCAGCGCCGGGCGGCCCGGCGCCGGCTTCACGAAGTTCTCGTTGTTGGAGACCACGGGGGCCACGGCGCCGGCGAAGCGCTCCTGGCTGCGAATCTGAGTCATCCAGGCGCCCGAGCGCTTGCCGCTGCGGGCGAAGGGGTCGAAGTAGAAGTAGCCGACGTGACGGCCTTGCGCGTCCCTGACCTGCCAGGCGGTGACGTCGGGGTGATAGACGGGCAGGTCGGCCGCGACGATGGTCCAGCCGAAGTTGCGGCCCACGGCCCAGAACATGGCCTCGCGCAGCTTGTCTAGCTGCAGATAGGCCTTCACCTCGCCCTCATCGAG
The nucleotide sequence above comes from Brevundimonas naejangsanensis. Encoded proteins:
- a CDS encoding DUF1295 domain-containing protein, encoding MIGALLALWAAAALFLVVVMTVAWLVQRRTGQGGWADAFWSLGLGAAGVFVALFPLDGVAPSARQALGACLIGAWGLRLGLHIAARARSSEEDPRYARLRQDWGPHFQTRMFSFLMLQAGAAALLALNILVAARNPTPDLNFQDALATLVFVVALFGERLADRQLSRFKADTSNRGKVCDSGLWAWSRHPNYFFEWLGWCAWPIFAIDLSGGWPWGWLALSGPAYIYWLLTRVSGVPLLEAHMRRSRPEAFAAYAARTSVFFPRPPRD
- a CDS encoding ChrR family anti-sigma-E factor, with the translated sequence MNPARNPSEERLLAYAAGTLSPPEAVVVAAHLALRPANDAWVRRLQSVGGELLETTRPLALSDGALARAMARIETDAGEVRIPPPLNDMPELPEPLRRYALGPWRWIGPGMRARDVHAPRDGDCRVILLKIDPGRETPRHTHGGVELTCVLSGAYATETERFDVGDLEEADEDVLHRPRVISDEPCVCVVALDGEIQLDGWLGRLMQPFVRL
- a CDS encoding sigma-70 family RNA polymerase sigma factor codes for the protein MSAEAEDAFAHDRLIEAVALRRDREAFARLFEHFAPRLKAWLMKAGVAPTAAEDFAQDAMLTVWRKADLFDARKARAATWIFTIARNRRLDMLRRDARALPTPEIELAENEVMRPDDILVMADDARRVQDALSQLKPDQVEVLRLAFFMESPHSEIARRLGLPLGTVKSRIRNAMIKLRSILEPSEEASR
- a CDS encoding NAD(P)/FAD-dependent oxidoreductase, which encodes MSSSIAARSNAPLKVAVVGSGIAALSSAWLLSQRHLVTVYEKAERLGGHSNTVTAGATGGEVPVDTGFICFNDATYPNLIALFEHLGVQTRATDMSFAVSLDQGRFEYAAPGLFAQRRNLLRPRFWSMLGEILRFYRQAPVDLAGLTDPELTLGDYLKRQGFSEAFRDDHLLPMAAAIWSSPAHTLMDYPAEAFIRFCGNHGLLKLVGRPLWRTVEGGSRVYVERLARAISDIRLDRGVTAVRRTGEGVMVHDSQGGAERFDHVVIGAHADQALAMLAEPTAQEREVLGAFRYSRNLTVLHTDKSLMPRRRRVWASWNYIGADDGLCVTYWMNRLQGLQGQDLFVTLNPPRPPRPGALLRSELYEHPIFTPAAIHAQKRLWSLQGHGGVWFCGAHFGAGFHEDGLQSGLAVAEQLGGVRRPWAVENESGRIHLPSSAPSVLEAAA
- a CDS encoding DUF1365 domain-containing protein, which produces MTQASALYRGGVTHRRLRPRDHRLNYRVFWLLLDLAEIDALDRRLRLFSRNRFNLLSFHDRDHGDGSGAALRPQIEAFLGRAGIDIGDGHVRLLTMPRVLGYVFNPISLYYCHHADGRLAAVVYEVTSTFGVRHAYVIPVPAEDQAAGLIRQGAAKALYVSPFMGMEMDYEFRGHAPGERLDLTIDGLDGEGVLITAAMAGERRALTDANLLSAAAAIPFLTFKVMAAIHWEALKLWLKRVPLTRQPPPAWDPVTIQRQARESRLGR
- a CDS encoding cryptochrome/photolyase family protein; the protein is MVADAMRPVILWFRRDLRLGDNPALAAAIDTGRPILPVYILDEGGEGRRPGAASRWWLDKSLRALDVALRRRGGRLILRRGDSEAELRRLIDQTGADQVFMNRRFEPEAFIRDADIAHALKAEGIACHGFNGSLLARPGAVLTGAGKPYRVFTPFLKALLQAAPDRLATPAPETLATPEGLAGEDIDAWGLHPTAPDWSQGFDWTPGEAGAAAALSAFIEGGLADYAVGRDVPGRRGTSRLSPHLHWGEISPRSVVRAVRAAAAQGRVAPAQADKFVAEIGWREFSAHLLHQFPYMAERAFRPEFDAMPWRTDPEGLAAWKKGRTGYPLVDAGMRELWATGWMHNRVRMVAASFLVKHLLIDWREGEAWFWDTLVDADLASNVQNWQWVAGSGADAAPYFRIFNPVAQGEKFDPAGRYVRRWVPELRALPGRWLHAPWTAPAAVQAEAGVRLGRTYPRPIVDHAAARARALDALKAIAARSLDEEAL
- a CDS encoding SAM-dependent methyltransferase — its product is MTTTFYGGQKEKRANSSVLDLLLRLLSSNWTWGRLTLVLPDRTNRQLHGRTPGHAAVLVIRDARFAARVLRSGDIGFAEGYMAGEWDTPDLAVLLETLVNNYDHIRRLFDGNPLVNAINWLGHRLNRNSRRGSRRNIHAHYDLGNAFYCAWLDPSMTYSSARFERPDQPLQEAQRAKYASLARLMELQPGHSVLEIGCGWGGFAEFAAREVGAAVTGVTISREQHDYARRRMFEAGLAERADIRLIDYRDVEGRFDRVASIEMFEAVGREYWPTYFQKVRDVLKPGGRAGLQIITIQDALFDEYDSRTDFIQKYVFPGGSLPSEARMASVVARAGLNQTAVERFGLDYADTLAEWMRRFDAGWTEIRRNSETFDDRFRRLWRFYLAYCEAGFRSGRTDVIQIALDRAV
- a CDS encoding lipocalin family protein; the encoded protein is MSLKRTSFVLLIAATSIATLSACATLQRGPVGNSAVPQPAKAVDLNRYAGLWYEIGRYENGFERGCEAVTAEYGLRDDGLVSVLNTCRQGGVDGPVKTAQGRAKVVVGADNAKLKVSFFGPFYLGDYWVLDRADDYSWSIVGEPSGRYLWLLSRAAQPPAQTRATILEHTKALGYDLSLVRETRH
- a CDS encoding DUF3313 family protein yields the protein MAATVGACATAEVQPGSGFLSTYEGLEPRTDVVRASVLQRRNETLASTVARIWVAPAELFGVADPALSDDEQQMVLSEVDRQLCYELSERFEIAEQQDPQAGTVRVGVTHIRATHQAGSAAAAVANFFIPGPIKVRTPGGMGGLGAEAELLTPDGRQAAAIVWRRDAMVVGTDKPSLSRIGDAHQLAEPLGDMVADALAPEDRETRATPSPDPCRRFGPRIRPEGFIAGIATGLYQPELSGGRSVKPEGGGPQ
- a CDS encoding serine hydrolase domain-containing protein, encoding MSLAVLAAATLLTASPAEAELQAAVAALPRPSAVHLEGRCLPQGRSAAVGLADADAGRPMTVDTPLRIASNTKTFTAATALRLWEQGRLDLEAPITGLIDPQLDALLRERGYDTGRITVRHLLTHSAGLYDHGSDPRFTQTLFGDPKRRWSREDLVRLSMSYAGPQGEPGEKFLYSDTGYILLGDIIERITGQNLADAVRDQLGLDRLGLASTWWEIMEPQPETAPARARQFLGEREATGIDASMDLYGGGGLVMSARDMARFMAALFEGRIFARPETLAEMTRPGAHPGGDHYRMGLMAYGEGQVQAYWHSGFWGTVAYYSPAKGVAVAGVTVNQDGYRALDKQVQAQIDGFIPASRCTGEEGR